A single window of Moorena sp. SIOASIH DNA harbors:
- a CDS encoding SH3 domain-containing protein, with protein MIRKISGWRKLLVVCISVALAFTAFPAPSYATSPAIAQFTPSSRLENISFENQVKFQLAAATDNCRKVVTRGSDLNVRSGPGSNYRIIGLVKNGSEVTLEQIVNQDWAKISSPLSGYISQQYLQSCPPPPKQECRIVSTNTGRGLNVRQSPGGKIIGDLDNGAQITIVNSSTNAWVQVVSPQKGYVSDRYLKPCPPPPPKEECRLVSTNGNPLNVRATPGGTIVGVVENGTKITIKGTSTDAWVPIVSPQKGYVSERYLQPCPTVKKECGTVSTSGSDLIVRSTPGGPSIGTLKNGTEVKIESIRADGWLKISEPIIGYVSGKYVKIKPCPTPPPSEEDCRQVSAPQGLNVRKAPSNDAEIIGIIADGSKVTIVNRGSNGWVPISAPLQGYVTGKYLIYCPESKPEEPSGPVG; from the coding sequence TCTTATGCTACTAGTCCTGCGATCGCTCAATTTACCCCATCGTCTCGTTTAGAAAACATCTCATTTGAGAACCAAGTAAAATTTCAACTTGCTGCGGCTACAGACAATTGCCGCAAAGTGGTGACTAGAGGCAGTGATCTCAATGTCCGCAGTGGACCCGGTAGCAATTACCGGATTATCGGTTTAGTCAAAAACGGGTCTGAGGTTACCCTTGAGCAAATAGTCAACCAAGACTGGGCAAAAATTTCTTCTCCCTTGTCAGGTTATATTTCTCAGCAGTATCTCCAATCCTGTCCACCACCACCTAAGCAGGAATGTCGAATAGTTTCTACCAATACTGGCAGGGGTCTGAATGTACGTCAGAGTCCTGGTGGTAAGATTATTGGTGACTTGGACAATGGCGCTCAAATCACTATCGTCAATAGCAGTACTAATGCTTGGGTACAGGTTGTCTCTCCCCAAAAGGGTTATGTTTCCGACCGGTATCTTAAACCCTGTCCACCACCTCCTCCCAAAGAAGAATGTCGTCTAGTATCGACTAATGGTAACCCGCTAAATGTGCGTGCGACCCCTGGTGGTACGATTGTCGGTGTTGTAGAAAATGGTACTAAAATCACTATCAAGGGTACTAGCACTGATGCTTGGGTACCGATTGTTTCTCCCCAGAAAGGTTATGTGTCTGAGCGGTATCTTCAACCCTGTCCCACTGTCAAAAAAGAGTGTGGTACAGTTAGCACTAGTGGTAGTGATCTGATAGTGCGTTCAACCCCTGGTGGTCCCAGTATCGGTACATTAAAAAATGGTACCGAGGTCAAGATTGAGAGTATACGTGCAGATGGCTGGCTGAAGATTTCAGAACCCATAATCGGTTATGTGTCTGGCAAGTATGTTAAAATAAAACCTTGTCCAACACCACCACCATCTGAAGAGGATTGTCGGCAAGTTTCAGCACCACAGGGTTTAAATGTGCGCAAAGCACCGTCAAATGATGCCGAGATTATTGGAATTATCGCTGATGGTTCTAAGGTAACGATTGTTAATCGTGGTAGTAATGGCTGGGTTCCTATTTCTGCGCCCTTACAAGGTTATGTTACTGGCAAGTATCTGATCTATTGTCCTGAGTCTAAGCCAGAAGAGCCGTCAGGACCAGTAGGTTAA